A stretch of Cucumis sativus cultivar 9930 chromosome 2, Cucumber_9930_V3, whole genome shotgun sequence DNA encodes these proteins:
- the LOC101221617 gene encoding tRNA N(3)-methylcytidine methyltransferase METTL6, which translates to MGEAAEYFSKDFQWDDLRIRVENDPNLQYHLLPFEPSNSVPSVSPEADSNAWSRFHLRHSSGKFFKERRYLLKEFPELVSCKKYCKVLEVGCGNGSTVIPILRGNENIIIYACDCSTETLERAKDILNDAGFASLKDRFHPFYCDFSISKFPTWLACNSCRGNTFQQQRSFTTPENDGSQATGSFALEESGCCIGGVDFITLIFTLSAVPLQRMPASIRECFMVLKPGGLLLFRDYGLYDMTMLRFAQDQRVGFREYVRLDGTRSYFFCLSTLRDLFANAGFVELELEYCCVKSSNRRNGKSMERVWVHGKFQKPV; encoded by the exons ATGGGGGAAGCTGCCGAATATTTCTCCAAAGATTTCCAATGGGATGATCTTCGTATTCGGGTTGAGAACGACCCGAATTTGCAATACCATTTGCTTCCATTTGAGCCCTCCAATTCCGTTCCGTCAGTTTCTCCAGAAGCCGATTCAAACGCATGGAGCCGCTTTCACCTCCGTCACTCCTCCGGCAAATTCTTCAAG GAAAGGCGGTATTTGTTGAAGGAATTCCCTGAACTAGTTTCTTGTAAGAAGTATTGTAAAGTTTTGGAGGTGGGTTGTGGTAATGGAAGCACCGTTATTCCAATCTTGCG CGGGAATGAGAACATCATCATCTATGCTTGTGATTGTAGCACGGAAACTCTTGAGAGAGCTAAAGACATTTTAAATGATGCTGGCTTTGCATCTTTAAAAGACCGATTCCATCCATTCTATTGTGACTTTTCTATTAGTAAGTTTCCAACATGGTTGGCCTGCAATTCATGCCGTGGAAACACTTTCCAACAGCAGCGGAGTTTTACTACTCCAG AGAATGATGGATCTCAGGCCACTGGTTCATTTGCATTAGAAGAAAGTGGATGTTGCATTGGTGGGGTTGATTTTATTACTTTG ATATTTACATTATCAGCAGTGCCTCTCCAGAGGATGCCAGCATCAATCAGAGAATGCTTTATGGTTTTGAAGCCTGGAGGCCTGCTCTTATTTCGGGATTATG GTCTATATGATATGACAATGCTTCGAtttgcacaagatcaaagagtAGGATTCAGGGAGTATGTCAGATTAGATGGAACACGTTCTTATTTCTTCTGCTTAAGTACCTTGAGAGATCTTTTTGCCAATGCAGGCTTTGTTGAG CTCGAGCTGGAATATTGTTGTGTGAAGTCCTCAAATCGCCGAAATGGAAAGAGCATGGAGAGGGTGTGGGTTCATGGAAAATTCCAGAAGCCTGTCTAA
- the LOC101221376 gene encoding probable prolyl 4-hydroxylase 10, with amino-acid sequence MERSLVSAQNTNWEGVVSSRRTSSGRFLAKGQNQLVRRIEKRIAEFTFIPVENGEGLSILHYEVGQKFEPHHDYTHPDSFSFKSLGQRNATLVMYLSGVKEGGATVFPEAKKCASSARRWWKKLPEYGKDNGLSVKPKMGDALLFWSVKPDGTLDPTSLHASSPVVKGDKWVGVKLMHVKAKDLTQEVMYIFIILNCI; translated from the exons ATGGAGAGATCACTTGTGAGTGCCCAAAATACTAATTGGGAAGGTGTAGTGAGTAG CCGTCGCACCAGTTCAGGTAGGTTTCTTGCTAAAGGGCAGAACCAACTCGTCCGTAGAATAGAGAAAAGAATAGCAGAATTTACATTCATTCCCGTAG AAAATGGAGAAGGATTGAGTATTCTACATTATGAAGTTGGGCAGAAGTTTGAACCTCATCATGATTACACTCATCCTGATTCATTCAGCTTTAAAAGTTTGGGCCAAAGAAATGCCACCCTCGTCATGTATCT GTCGGGTGTCAAAGAAGGGGGTGCGACGGTATTCCCGGAGGCGAAAAAATGCGCCAGCTCTGCACGACGATGGTGGAAGAAACTGCCTGAGTATGGTAAAGATAATGGACTCTCCGTAAAACCAAAGATGGGAGATGCTTTATTGTTTTGGAGCGTGAAACCTGATGGTACATTGGATCCTACAAGTTTGCATG CTTCTTCTCCAGTTGTAAAGGGAGACAAATGGGTTGGTGTAAAGCTGATGCATGTTAAAGCTAAAGATTTAACTCAAGaagttatgtatatatttataattcttaattgtatttag